The following proteins are co-located in the Labrys monachus genome:
- a CDS encoding electron transfer flavoprotein subunit beta/FixA family protein gives MKILVPVKRVADHNAKIRVKPDGSGVDLANVKMSMNPFDEISVEEAVRLKEAGKAGEVVVVSIGPAKAEDVLRAALAMDADRAILVEADDAVEPLAVAKILKGVADAEGPGLVLVGKQAIDDDCNQTGQMLAALLGWAQATFASRIELLDGKARIIREVDGGLQTLDIALPAVVTCDLRLNEPRYASLPQIMKARKKPLERRAAADFGVSLSPRLKVLRTEEPKGRKAGVTVNSAAELVDRLRTEAGVL, from the coding sequence ATGAAAATTCTGGTACCCGTGAAGCGGGTGGCCGACCACAACGCCAAGATCCGCGTGAAGCCGGACGGTTCGGGCGTCGACCTCGCCAACGTCAAGATGTCGATGAACCCCTTCGACGAGATCTCCGTGGAGGAGGCGGTGCGCCTGAAGGAGGCCGGCAAGGCGGGGGAAGTGGTCGTGGTCTCGATCGGCCCGGCGAAGGCCGAGGATGTCCTGCGCGCGGCCCTCGCCATGGACGCCGACCGGGCCATTCTGGTGGAGGCCGACGATGCCGTCGAGCCGCTCGCCGTGGCCAAGATCCTCAAGGGGGTGGCCGATGCCGAGGGGCCTGGCCTCGTCCTCGTCGGCAAGCAGGCGATCGACGACGACTGCAACCAGACCGGACAGATGCTGGCCGCGCTGCTCGGCTGGGCGCAGGCGACCTTCGCCTCCCGCATCGAGCTTCTCGACGGGAAGGCCAGGATCATCCGCGAAGTCGACGGCGGCCTGCAGACCCTCGACATCGCCCTGCCGGCAGTGGTGACCTGCGACCTGCGTCTCAACGAACCGCGCTACGCCTCGCTTCCACAGATCATGAAGGCTCGGAAGAAGCCGCTGGAACGAAGGGCCGCCGCCGATTTCGGGGTTTCGCTCTCGCCGCGCCTGAAGGTGCTGAGGACGGAGGAGCCGAAGGGCCGCAAGGCCGGCGTGACGGTGAACTCGGCCGCCGAACTCGTCGACAGGCTCCGGACCGAAGCCGGCGTGCTTTGA
- a CDS encoding sugar phosphate isomerase/epimerase family protein: MRDFSHDHSALALNTATLGHNVDGHGAGWAPERIIDACAERGFGGIVFWRREIGGRAVEIGERARAAGLEVCGLCRSPFLVGPLALPSRQAVMDDFRASIDMAAALGASCLTICVGGVIEGSHSMRESLRRVADLVAEAVPHAAQAGVSLALEPLHPVYGGNRSCLVTVRDAVDMCEAIADPVLKVAVDVYHVWWDLSLPEQLRRLGGSGIAGYHLCDWLADTRDVLLDRGMMGDGVADLRAIRRAVEDAGYAGYCEVEIFSAANWWKRDPADVLDICVERFRTHC; this comes from the coding sequence GTGCGGGACTTTTCGCATGATCATTCCGCGCTTGCCCTGAACACGGCCACGCTCGGGCACAATGTCGACGGGCATGGCGCGGGCTGGGCGCCCGAGCGGATCATCGATGCCTGTGCCGAGCGCGGCTTCGGCGGGATTGTGTTCTGGCGGCGCGAGATCGGCGGCAGGGCGGTCGAGATCGGCGAACGCGCGCGGGCCGCGGGGCTGGAGGTCTGCGGTCTCTGCCGCTCCCCCTTCCTGGTGGGGCCGCTGGCACTGCCCTCGCGGCAGGCGGTGATGGATGATTTCCGTGCCTCGATCGACATGGCCGCGGCGCTCGGGGCGTCCTGCCTGACGATCTGCGTCGGCGGCGTCATCGAAGGATCGCACAGCATGCGGGAGAGCCTGCGGAGGGTGGCGGACCTCGTCGCCGAGGCGGTTCCCCATGCCGCGCAGGCCGGCGTGAGCCTCGCGCTGGAGCCGCTGCATCCGGTCTATGGCGGCAATCGCTCCTGCCTGGTCACGGTGCGCGACGCCGTCGATATGTGCGAGGCGATCGCCGATCCCGTGCTGAAGGTGGCGGTCGACGTCTACCACGTCTGGTGGGATCTCTCCCTGCCGGAGCAATTGCGCCGCCTCGGCGGGAGCGGCATCGCGGGCTATCACCTGTGCGACTGGCTGGCCGACACCCGCGACGTGCTGCTCGACCGCGGCATGATGGGAGACGGCGTCGCCGATCTCAGAGCCATCCGCCGGGCGGTCGAGGATGCCGGCTATGCCGGCTATTGCGAGGTGGAGATCTTCTCCGCGGCGAACTGGTGGAAGCGCGATCCGGCCGACGTGCTCGACATCTGCGTCGAGCGGTTCCGGACGCATTGCTGA